The Manihot esculenta cultivar AM560-2 chromosome 8, M.esculenta_v8, whole genome shotgun sequence genomic interval CAAAACAGTACTTTGGCATGAATCAATCCAAATGTAGTTGATTTGTACAATCAACAATCTGTTCTATAATTACCATAAAATTTTTGCAGTTTAAGTTATGGTTTCACATAAAGTCTGCCCAAAAGCTGTAGACAGAAGCATTTGATCAATTACAGCTTCAAGAACCAGCAAtaaagcaaaaaagaaaaaaaaaaaaaaaaactgacgCAAATTACCAATAAGTGCCGTATGCAAGCCACATTCGGATTGAAAGATAAGGTACCATAGAGAAAAAACTAATTGGGTGAAGGGGCAGAAAGATTGTCCATGAGCTTGTTGTCTCTTCTCTCCATGGCCACATCCCACATATATCATCACCAATGTGCTTCGGCTATTAAAattagccaaaaaaaaaaagtgagctATGGAACAACTAAGAAGGAGAATTGAACGATTAGATCTAACAGATTAAGCAGAAAAATATAGTAGAAAGATGGTACCCGGCCATGAGCGGCTTTGTGGATGTAATACTGAGCATTACCCATCACACTGATCATTCCTGCTATGATTCCGAGCGGTAGAGCTGCTTCTAACCACATCCACGACATTTTGCTTCTTGTCTGTTAATTAACGATAGATCTCCTCCCTTACTCGTCGTCGTCGTCCGTCCGTCGgtcatcttcttcttccccttCTACAACGCTGAAGTTTTCGAGCGAGTATTTCGATCGATAATCCCTCGGATATCAGGCCCTGTGGCCCCATAACCCACCTTCATGAGACCCATCTGTCTAGTCCCGACCATGTTATGCATGGCTAGCATTGGGCTCATGACCCACCTTTTCAGGGCCcaaattttac includes:
- the LOC110621342 gene encoding LOW QUALITY PROTEIN: NADH dehydrogenase [ubiquinone] 1 alpha subcomplex subunit 1 (The sequence of the model RefSeq protein was modified relative to this genomic sequence to represent the inferred CDS: deleted 2 bases in 1 codon); protein product: MSWMWLEAALPLGIIAGMISVMGNAQYYIHKAAHGRPKHIGDDMWDVAMERRDNKLMDNLSAPSPN